In Bacillus sp. SB49, a single window of DNA contains:
- the hisH gene encoding imidazole glycerol phosphate synthase subunit HisH has translation MIGIIDYGMGNLFSVSKALERIGVDYCIGDRPELLEGCDGYILPGVGAFPDAMKALDLHGFIPFIKAEVSRGVPLYGICLGMQLLFESSEEGGWTEGLGLFPGTITRFPGVDEEGKSYKVPHMGWNELDIHKPGEPLLANVKAEHVYFVHSYVARTEAREILYATSDYHVEVPAIIGKENLVASQFHPEKSGRAGMQLLENFCKVMCKQGVV, from the coding sequence ATGATCGGAATAATTGATTATGGAATGGGCAATTTATTCAGTGTTTCCAAGGCGCTGGAGCGAATCGGTGTCGACTATTGTATCGGAGACCGTCCCGAACTGCTGGAAGGTTGCGACGGCTACATACTGCCGGGTGTGGGAGCCTTCCCAGATGCGATGAAAGCTCTCGATCTTCATGGGTTCATCCCATTCATCAAAGCGGAGGTATCGAGAGGTGTTCCGTTGTACGGGATCTGTCTTGGTATGCAGCTGCTATTCGAATCCAGTGAAGAGGGCGGATGGACGGAGGGTTTAGGCCTCTTTCCAGGAACCATCACCCGTTTTCCAGGTGTAGATGAAGAAGGTAAGTCTTATAAGGTTCCTCATATGGGATGGAACGAGCTTGATATTCACAAGCCGGGCGAGCCTCTCCTTGCCAATGTGAAAGCGGAACATGTCTACTTTGTCCATTCTTATGTGGCCAGGACTGAAGCCAGGGAAATTCTTTATGCGACTTCCGACTATCATGTCGAAGTTCCTGCGATCATCGGTAAAGAAAATCTCGTTGCAAGTCAATTCCATCCGGAAAAGAGTGGGCGGGCAGGGATGCAGCTGCTCGAGAATTTTTGCAAAGTAATGTGTAAACAGGGAGTGGTATAA
- the hisB gene encoding imidazoleglycerol-phosphate dehydratase HisB: protein MTRSAAIERTTRETDIRLELNIDGQGKADLDVQVPFLSHMLELFTKHGLFDLKVDGKGDIEVDDHHLTEDIGICLGQALRKAVGDKYGMKRYGSMTLPMDETLVTVAVDLSDRPHLEWRAELPKDKVGTFDTENVHEFFWKLAVEARMNLHIVLHHGINTHHIIEAMFKALGRALDEATTIDPRVKGVPSTKGSL, encoded by the coding sequence ATGACGAGAAGTGCAGCAATTGAACGTACGACAAGAGAAACAGATATCCGACTGGAATTGAATATAGACGGGCAGGGGAAAGCGGATTTGGATGTGCAGGTGCCCTTTCTGTCACACATGCTGGAGCTGTTTACGAAGCATGGACTATTTGACTTAAAGGTGGATGGTAAAGGGGACATCGAAGTGGATGATCACCACTTGACCGAAGACATAGGCATCTGCCTTGGACAGGCACTGAGGAAGGCTGTCGGGGATAAGTACGGGATGAAGCGCTACGGGTCTATGACGCTCCCTATGGATGAAACGCTTGTAACGGTGGCTGTTGATTTGAGTGATCGACCGCACTTGGAATGGAGAGCAGAACTTCCCAAAGATAAGGTAGGTACATTTGATACGGAGAACGTCCATGAGTTCTTCTGGAAGCTTGCAGTCGAAGCGCGGATGAACCTACATATTGTTCTGCACCACGGCATAAACACCCATCACATTATCGAAGCTATGTTCAAAGCGCTTGGGCGAGCCTTGGATGAAGCAACGACCATTGATCCGCGTGTGAAGGGTGTGCCGAGTACGAAAGGAAGTTTGTGA
- the hisD gene encoding histidinol dehydrogenase, with the protein MKIVKKSDRISLKRSVDQGTEEQRKTVQSIIQDVKVMGDQALIDYTQKFDGIMLNSIQVSEAEFEEAYESLEGGYVEILEEAAANIRRFHEKQLPNSWFDTTQDGSILGQKITAIAAAGVYVPGGTAAYPSSVFMNVIPAQVARVERIVMVTPPGSDGKVPAGVLVAARILGVDNVFKVGGAQAIAALAYGTESLAPVDKITGPGNIYVALAKREVFGDVDIDMIAGPSEIAILADDTAFPGEVAADLLSQAEHDARSSSVLVTTSAALAEAVKEEVRTQVKVLPRSDIARKSVEDYGMIIICDTWQEAVDTVNEIAPEHLEVLTEDPFRDLALIKNAGAVFLGPYSSEPVGDYFAGPNHVLPTNGTARFSSPLTVDDFLKKSSVISYSEAALKRNADKIARFARLEGLEGHARAVEIRKERWK; encoded by the coding sequence ATGAAGATAGTAAAGAAGAGTGACCGGATCTCCTTGAAGCGAAGTGTTGATCAAGGAACAGAAGAGCAGCGGAAGACGGTGCAGTCTATCATCCAGGATGTTAAAGTCATGGGGGACCAGGCACTTATAGACTACACACAAAAGTTTGACGGTATTATGCTGAATTCCATCCAAGTGTCGGAAGCAGAATTCGAGGAGGCTTACGAATCGCTAGAGGGCGGGTATGTAGAAATCTTGGAAGAGGCAGCGGCAAATATTCGCCGATTCCATGAAAAGCAGCTCCCGAATTCATGGTTTGACACCACGCAGGACGGTTCGATTCTCGGCCAGAAGATTACAGCAATCGCAGCAGCAGGTGTGTATGTGCCGGGAGGGACAGCTGCCTATCCATCTTCTGTTTTTATGAATGTCATTCCCGCGCAGGTAGCCAGAGTGGAACGTATTGTCATGGTCACTCCTCCTGGAAGTGATGGCAAAGTGCCGGCGGGTGTCCTGGTCGCGGCGCGTATTCTGGGCGTGGATAATGTGTTCAAAGTGGGCGGTGCCCAGGCGATTGCGGCATTGGCATATGGAACAGAAAGTTTAGCTCCTGTTGATAAAATAACCGGTCCCGGCAATATATACGTGGCTCTTGCGAAACGGGAAGTTTTCGGGGATGTGGATATCGATATGATAGCTGGTCCCAGTGAGATCGCCATCCTCGCTGACGACACAGCGTTTCCGGGTGAAGTGGCGGCCGACCTCCTTTCCCAGGCGGAACATGATGCGCGATCTTCAAGCGTGCTTGTAACAACAAGTGCAGCGCTCGCAGAAGCTGTAAAGGAAGAAGTGCGGACGCAGGTTAAAGTGCTGCCAAGGTCAGATATTGCCAGAAAGAGTGTAGAAGACTACGGAATGATCATCATTTGTGATACATGGCAGGAGGCCGTGGATACGGTGAATGAAATAGCACCGGAACACCTGGAAGTTCTAACAGAGGATCCGTTCCGCGACCTTGCTCTGATCAAAAACGCCGGAGCCGTCTTTTTAGGTCCTTACAGCTCGGAACCTGTCGGGGATTATTTTGCTGGACCCAACCACGTGCTTCCGACGAACGGTACAGCCCGGTTCTCCAGCCCTTTGACGGTCGACGATTTTCTAAAGAAATCCAGTGTTATATCCTACAGCGAGGCAGCCTTGAAAAGAAATGCAGATAAAATTGCCCGCTTTGCGCGTCTTGAAGGTCTCGAAGGTCACGCCAGAGCAGTAGAAATCAGGAAGGAGCGGTGGAAATGA